The following are encoded together in the Nocardioides sp. Arc9.136 genome:
- the rpoB gene encoding DNA-directed RNA polymerase subunit beta, translated as MAARTTSGNPRRISFNKIQDPIEVPQLLSLQTDSFDWLIGNDKWNAAVERRRAEGEDVSSKSGLQEIFEEISPIEDFSETMSLSFENPVFYDPKYTVDECKEKDFTYSAPLYVSAEFTNNDTGEIKGQTVFMGDFPLMTDKGTFIINGTERVVVSQLVRSPGVYFERSADKTSDKDIYTAKMIPSRGAWLEFEIDKRDLVGVRLDRKRKQNVTVLLKALGMTTEQILEEFRRPDGSVYESIELTLEKDNTQAQDDALLDIYRKLRPGEPPTREAAQTLLNNYYFNPKRYDLAKVGRYKINKKLGLTEAFDQQTLTIDDIVAAIKYIVALHDGQEQLEAPQGALDISADDIDHFGNRRMRTVGELIQNQLRTGLARMERVVRERMTTQDVEAITPQSLINIRPVVAALKEFFGTSQLSQFMDQTNPIAGLTHKRRLSALGPGGLSRDRAGMEVRDVHPSHYGRMCPIETPEGPNIGLIGSLASYGRINPFGFVETPYRKVEDGRVTDQIDYLTADDEDRYVIAQANAAMDEDGRFVEERVLVRQRDGEVSEILAAEVDYMDVSPRQMVSVATALIPFLEHDDANRALMGANMQRQAVPLITSDSPLVGTGIEYRAAVDAGDVVTATKAGVVKQVSADIVETMNDDGSYSTYRLAKFRRSNQGTCINQRPLVSEGDRLEVGSPIADGPCTDDAEMALGTNLLVAFMPWQGHNYEDAIILSQRLVQEDVLTSIHIEEHEVDARDTKLGPEEITRDIPNVSEEMLADLDERGIIRIGAEVTTGDILVGKVTPKGETELTPEERLLRAIFGEKAREVRDTSMKVPHGESGTVIGVRVFDREEGDELPPGVNQLVRVYVAQKRKISVGDKLAGRHGNKGVIAKILPIEDMPFMEDGTPVDVVLNPLGVPRRMNIGQILELHLGWLAKQGWDLNLSGDPDSSEWKQRLIKIGVDKADPNTKVATPVFDGAREDEITGLLGSTIPNRDGVRMIDESGKANLFDGRSGEPFPDPVSVGYMYILKLHHLVDDKIHARSTGPYSMITQQPLGGKAQFGGQRFGEMEVWAMEAYGAAYALQELLTIKSDDVPGRVKVYEAIVKGENIPDSGIPESFKVLVKEMQSLCLNVEVLSQDGSQIELRDAEEDVFRAAEELGIDLSRREPSSVEEV; from the coding sequence TTGGCCGCGCGCACCACCTCTGGCAACCCCCGCCGCATCTCGTTCAACAAGATCCAGGACCCGATCGAGGTCCCGCAGCTCCTCTCCCTGCAGACCGACAGCTTCGACTGGCTGATCGGCAACGACAAGTGGAACGCCGCCGTCGAGCGCCGGCGTGCCGAGGGCGAGGACGTCTCGAGCAAGTCCGGTCTGCAGGAGATCTTCGAGGAGATCTCGCCGATCGAGGACTTCTCCGAGACGATGTCGCTCTCGTTCGAGAACCCTGTGTTCTACGACCCGAAGTACACGGTCGACGAGTGCAAGGAGAAGGACTTCACCTACTCCGCCCCGCTCTACGTCTCCGCCGAGTTCACCAACAACGACACCGGTGAGATCAAGGGCCAGACGGTCTTCATGGGCGACTTCCCGCTCATGACCGACAAGGGCACGTTCATCATCAACGGCACCGAGCGTGTCGTCGTCAGCCAACTCGTCCGGTCCCCGGGCGTCTACTTCGAGCGCTCGGCCGACAAGACGTCCGACAAGGACATCTACACCGCCAAGATGATCCCCAGCCGCGGCGCCTGGCTGGAGTTCGAGATCGACAAGCGCGACCTGGTCGGCGTCCGCCTCGACCGCAAGCGCAAGCAGAACGTCACGGTGCTGCTCAAGGCGCTCGGCATGACGACCGAGCAGATCCTCGAGGAGTTCCGCCGTCCCGACGGCTCGGTCTACGAGTCGATCGAGCTGACCCTGGAGAAGGACAACACCCAGGCGCAGGACGACGCGCTGCTCGACATCTACCGCAAGCTGCGCCCGGGCGAGCCGCCGACGCGCGAGGCGGCGCAGACGCTGCTGAACAACTACTACTTCAACCCCAAGCGCTACGACCTCGCCAAGGTCGGCCGCTACAAGATCAACAAGAAGCTCGGCCTGACCGAGGCCTTCGACCAGCAGACGCTGACGATCGACGACATCGTCGCCGCGATCAAGTACATCGTCGCGCTGCACGACGGCCAGGAGCAGCTCGAGGCGCCCCAGGGTGCGCTCGACATCAGCGCCGACGACATCGACCACTTCGGCAACCGCCGCATGCGCACGGTGGGCGAGCTGATCCAGAACCAGCTCCGCACCGGTCTGGCGCGCATGGAGCGGGTGGTCCGCGAGCGGATGACGACCCAGGACGTCGAGGCCATCACGCCGCAGTCCCTGATCAACATCCGTCCGGTCGTCGCGGCGCTGAAGGAGTTCTTCGGCACCTCGCAGCTCTCGCAGTTCATGGACCAGACCAACCCGATCGCCGGCCTGACGCACAAGCGTCGCCTCTCGGCGCTCGGCCCCGGTGGTCTGTCCCGTGACCGCGCCGGCATGGAGGTCCGCGACGTCCACCCGTCGCACTACGGCCGCATGTGCCCGATCGAGACCCCGGAAGGCCCGAACATCGGCCTGATCGGCTCGCTCGCGTCCTACGGCCGGATCAACCCCTTCGGGTTCGTCGAGACGCCGTACCGCAAGGTCGAGGACGGTCGGGTCACCGACCAGATCGACTACCTCACCGCAGATGACGAGGACCGCTACGTCATCGCCCAGGCGAACGCCGCCATGGACGAGGACGGCCGGTTCGTCGAGGAGCGCGTGCTGGTCCGTCAGCGCGACGGCGAGGTCTCCGAGATCCTCGCCGCCGAGGTCGACTACATGGACGTCTCGCCGCGCCAGATGGTCTCGGTCGCGACCGCCCTGATCCCGTTCCTCGAGCACGACGACGCCAACCGCGCGCTCATGGGCGCCAACATGCAGCGTCAGGCCGTCCCGCTCATCACGAGCGACAGCCCGCTGGTGGGCACGGGCATCGAGTACCGCGCCGCCGTCGACGCCGGTGACGTGGTCACCGCGACGAAGGCCGGTGTGGTCAAGCAGGTCTCCGCCGACATCGTCGAGACGATGAACGACGACGGCAGCTACTCGACGTACCGCCTGGCGAAGTTCCGCCGCTCCAACCAGGGCACCTGCATCAACCAGCGCCCGCTGGTGAGCGAGGGTGACCGGCTCGAGGTCGGCAGCCCGATCGCCGACGGCCCGTGCACCGACGACGCCGAGATGGCGCTGGGCACCAACCTGCTCGTGGCGTTCATGCCGTGGCAGGGCCACAACTACGAGGACGCGATCATCCTCAGCCAGCGCCTGGTGCAGGAGGACGTCCTCACCTCGATCCACATCGAGGAGCACGAGGTCGACGCCCGCGACACCAAGCTCGGCCCCGAGGAGATCACCCGGGACATCCCGAACGTCTCCGAGGAGATGCTGGCCGACCTCGACGAGCGCGGCATCATCCGCATCGGCGCCGAGGTCACCACCGGTGACATCCTCGTCGGCAAGGTGACGCCGAAGGGCGAGACCGAGCTGACCCCCGAGGAGCGCCTGCTCCGCGCGATCTTCGGCGAGAAGGCGCGCGAGGTGCGCGACACCTCGATGAAGGTCCCGCACGGCGAGTCGGGCACCGTCATCGGCGTCCGGGTCTTCGACCGCGAGGAGGGCGACGAGCTGCCGCCGGGCGTGAACCAGCTGGTCCGCGTCTACGTCGCGCAGAAGCGCAAGATCTCCGTCGGCGACAAGCTCGCCGGTCGCCACGGCAACAAGGGCGTCATCGCGAAGATCCTGCCGATCGAGGACATGCCGTTCATGGAGGACGGCACCCCGGTCGACGTCGTGCTGAACCCCCTCGGTGTCCCGCGACGGATGAACATCGGCCAGATCCTCGAGCTCCACCTCGGCTGGCTCGCCAAGCAGGGTTGGGACCTCAACCTCTCCGGCGACCCGGACAGCTCGGAGTGGAAGCAGCGCCTGATCAAGATCGGCGTCGACAAGGCCGACCCGAACACCAAGGTCGCGACCCCGGTGTTCGACGGTGCTCGCGAGGACGAGATCACGGGCCTGCTCGGCTCGACGATCCCCAACCGCGACGGCGTGCGGATGATCGACGAGTCCGGCAAGGCGAACCTGTTCGACGGCCGCTCCGGCGAGCCGTTCCCGGACCCGGTCTCGGTCGGCTACATGTACATCCTCAAGCTGCACCACCTCGTGGACGACAAGATCCACGCGCGCAGCACCGGCCCCTACTCGATGATCACGCAGCAGCCCCTGGGCGGCAAGGCCCAGTTCGGCGGCCAGCGGTTCGGCGAGATGGAGGTCTGGGCGATGGAGGCGTACGGCGCCGCCTACGCCCTGCAGGAGCTGCTCACGATCAAGTCCGACGACGTGCCTGGTCGCGTCAAGGTCTACGAGGCGATCGTCAAGGGCGAGAACATCCCCGACTCGGGCATCCCGGAGTCGTTCAAGGTGCTCGTCAAGGAGATGCAGTCGCTCTGCCTGAACGTCGAGGTGCTCAGCCAGGACGGTTCGCAGATCGAGCTCCGTGACGCCGAGGAGGACGTCTTCCGCGCCGCCGAGGAGCTCGGCATCGACCTGTCGCGTCGCGAGCCCAGCTCGGTCGAAGAAGTCTGA
- a CDS encoding MCE family protein, giving the protein MRLRRLTRAVVAVALGSVLLTGCDFDVYELPLPGGTDTGSDPMTLTVEFTDVLDLVPQSTVKVNDVSVGKVTDVALEGETAVVTLELRDDTELPANARAEIRQTSLLGEKFVSLEAPEEGASTQTIADGDEIPLERTGRNPEVEEVLGALSLVLNGGGIAQLKTIAGELNLALEGREDSARSVLTQVRTLVGTLDENKADIVAAIESVNQLAIDVDEQQDTIDLALDELPSALVSLDKQRGDLVKMLRALDDLGDVGVRVIKASKDATIESVRQLQPVLTQLANSGDALVDAFHVFLTYPFVDEVVGRDPQVARNLHMGDYTNLSAELDIDLRGGTTGLPTSLPTLLPTELDPTAVVGNVLKCLQSLDLGSKACQKVLSNVQLLLELREECQKPKNKNTVVCSALNQIPGLPLPLGGDADGNGDGGGLGAIGDLLGLPRAPFGPSAGSGTGSGGSAAADRGPTMGQLAAVYDPALVTLLVPSLVQRKVAQ; this is encoded by the coding sequence ATGAGGCTGCGGAGGCTGACCCGCGCGGTCGTGGCCGTCGCGCTCGGCTCGGTGCTGCTGACCGGCTGCGACTTCGACGTCTACGAGCTGCCGCTGCCCGGCGGCACCGACACCGGTTCGGACCCGATGACCCTGACGGTGGAGTTCACCGACGTCCTCGACCTGGTGCCGCAGTCCACGGTCAAGGTCAACGACGTGAGCGTCGGCAAGGTGACCGACGTGGCGCTGGAGGGGGAGACCGCCGTGGTCACCCTCGAGCTGCGCGACGACACCGAGCTGCCCGCGAACGCGCGCGCCGAGATCCGCCAGACCAGCCTGCTCGGCGAGAAGTTCGTCTCCCTCGAGGCGCCCGAGGAGGGCGCCAGCACCCAGACCATCGCCGACGGCGACGAGATCCCGCTCGAGCGCACGGGCCGCAACCCCGAGGTCGAGGAGGTGCTCGGCGCGCTGAGCCTGGTCCTCAACGGCGGTGGCATCGCCCAGCTCAAGACGATCGCCGGCGAGCTGAACCTGGCCCTCGAGGGCCGCGAGGACTCCGCCCGCTCCGTGCTGACCCAGGTCCGCACGCTGGTGGGCACCCTGGACGAGAACAAGGCCGACATCGTGGCGGCCATCGAGTCGGTCAACCAGCTGGCCATCGACGTCGACGAGCAGCAGGACACCATCGACCTCGCCCTCGACGAGCTCCCCAGCGCGCTGGTGTCCCTCGACAAGCAGCGCGGCGACCTGGTCAAGATGCTCCGGGCGCTCGACGACCTCGGCGACGTCGGGGTGCGGGTCATCAAGGCATCCAAGGACGCCACGATCGAGTCGGTCCGCCAGCTGCAGCCGGTCCTGACCCAGCTCGCGAACTCGGGCGACGCCCTGGTCGACGCCTTCCACGTCTTCCTGACCTACCCGTTCGTCGACGAGGTCGTGGGCCGGGACCCGCAGGTCGCCCGCAACCTGCACATGGGCGACTACACCAACCTGTCCGCCGAGCTCGACATCGACCTGCGCGGCGGCACCACGGGTCTCCCGACCTCGCTGCCGACCCTGCTGCCGACCGAGCTCGACCCCACCGCGGTGGTCGGCAACGTGCTCAAGTGCCTGCAGAGCCTCGACCTGGGCAGCAAGGCGTGCCAGAAGGTGCTCTCCAACGTCCAGCTGCTGCTCGAGCTGCGCGAGGAGTGCCAGAAGCCGAAGAACAAGAACACCGTCGTCTGCTCGGCGCTGAACCAGATCCCGGGCCTCCCGCTCCCGCTCGGTGGCGACGCCGACGGCAACGGCGACGGCGGTGGCCTCGGTGCCATCGGTGACCTGCTCGGACTCCCGCGCGCGCCGTTCGGACCCAGCGCCGGGTCCGGCACCGGGTCCGGGGGGAGCGCCGCGGCCGACCGCGGTCCCACCATGGGCCAGCTGGCCGCGGTCTACGACCCGGCGCTCGTCACCCTGCTCGTCCCGTCGCTGGTGCAGAGGAAGGTCGCGCAGTGA
- a CDS encoding DnaJ domain-containing protein, whose amino-acid sequence MTPSWYDVLGVEPTASEAEIRAAWKAAIADLDPTDRRFRSANQAAEVLLDPDRRAVHDAQLAAEEPEPAHEADPVTAAASPAPTTPTTTTTTTTTDGGADTRPTAGRAPRVVPGWLLAVVAVLAAASVGLAAWLVADVRGDGESVEDAARAAQSTAERVIVPVLSFDYRNLEEDQARARSYLTPAYRKEYDKLFGVISDNAPSTRTVVTGEVLGSGLVRTDDEGTRVDVLLFVDRSTQRKDLAQPQVSYDQVTVTMVERDGDWLVDGLDTTPLD is encoded by the coding sequence GTGACCCCCAGCTGGTACGACGTCCTCGGCGTCGAGCCGACCGCGTCCGAGGCCGAGATCCGCGCGGCATGGAAGGCCGCGATCGCCGACCTCGACCCGACCGACCGCAGGTTCCGCTCGGCCAACCAGGCCGCCGAGGTGCTCCTCGACCCCGACCGCCGCGCCGTGCACGACGCGCAGCTCGCGGCCGAGGAGCCCGAGCCCGCGCACGAGGCCGACCCGGTGACCGCGGCCGCGAGCCCGGCCCCGACGACCCCCACCACCACGACCACCACGACGACGACCGACGGGGGAGCGGACACCCGCCCGACCGCCGGCCGGGCCCCACGCGTGGTGCCGGGCTGGCTGCTGGCGGTCGTCGCCGTCCTGGCCGCCGCCTCGGTGGGCCTGGCCGCCTGGCTGGTCGCCGACGTCCGCGGCGACGGCGAGTCGGTCGAGGACGCCGCCCGGGCCGCGCAGTCGACCGCGGAGCGGGTCATCGTGCCGGTGCTCTCCTTCGACTACCGCAACCTCGAGGAGGACCAGGCGAGGGCGCGCTCGTACCTCACGCCGGCCTACCGCAAGGAGTACGACAAGCTCTTCGGGGTCATCAGCGACAACGCGCCGAGCACCCGGACGGTCGTGACCGGCGAGGTGCTGGGCTCCGGCCTGGTGCGCACCGACGACGAGGGCACCCGCGTCGACGTCCTGCTCTTCGTGGACCGGAGCACCCAGCGCAAGGACCTCGCGCAGCCCCAGGTGAGCTACGACCAGGTCACCGTGACCATGGTCGAGCGCGACGGCGACTGGCTCGTCGACGGCCTGGACACCACGCCGCTGGACTGA
- a CDS encoding MCE family protein produces MITRRTKIQLLVFVVITLVGVSFVGARYARLDRLVIDDAYTVVAHFEESGGIFPGGEVTYRGVGVGSVDKLVLTGSGVDVHLEIDNEYDEIPADSMALVGNRSAVGEQYVELQPKVDEGPLLEDGSEIDVDDTRTPIRTEKLLTDISDTASSVDQEALRTTVDELGTAFDGTGRDLQRIIDTGNSFIQEANANFDLTTSLIRDSNTVLGTQLDTQSALRTFASQLSLFSGSLAGADQDLRRLIDTGSATATQLRTFLEQNEVELGDLINNLVTTGQVTVRHLDGIKQLLVIYPYVVEGGFTVVSKTPETGLYDAHFGLVLTTKKVCRAGYEGTDRRVPQDGENRPVNEQARCTEPAAVANARGAQNLDKPAGATYRAPVVASYDQETGELTWGDRAASRQAPASSVAPSTLGEDSWKWLYLAPLMAPQR; encoded by the coding sequence GTGATCACCCGCCGTACCAAGATCCAGCTGCTGGTCTTCGTCGTCATCACCCTCGTCGGCGTCAGCTTCGTCGGGGCCCGCTACGCCCGGCTGGACCGGCTGGTCATCGACGACGCCTACACCGTCGTCGCGCACTTCGAGGAGTCCGGCGGCATCTTCCCCGGCGGCGAGGTGACCTACCGGGGCGTGGGCGTCGGCAGCGTCGACAAGCTCGTCCTCACCGGCTCCGGCGTCGACGTCCACCTCGAGATCGACAACGAGTACGACGAGATCCCGGCCGACAGCATGGCGCTGGTCGGCAACCGCTCCGCGGTCGGCGAGCAGTACGTCGAGCTGCAGCCGAAGGTCGACGAGGGGCCGCTCCTCGAGGACGGCTCGGAGATCGACGTCGACGACACCCGGACCCCGATCCGGACCGAGAAGCTGCTGACCGACATCTCCGACACCGCCTCCTCGGTCGACCAGGAGGCGCTGCGCACGACCGTCGACGAGCTCGGCACCGCCTTCGACGGCACCGGCCGGGACCTCCAGCGGATCATCGACACCGGCAACTCCTTCATCCAGGAGGCGAACGCCAACTTCGACCTGACCACCTCGCTGATCCGCGACAGCAACACGGTGCTCGGCACCCAGCTCGACACCCAGAGCGCGCTGCGCACCTTCGCCTCCCAGCTCTCGCTGTTCAGCGGCTCGCTGGCCGGGGCGGACCAGGACCTGCGCCGGCTGATCGACACCGGCTCGGCCACCGCCACCCAGCTGCGCACCTTCCTGGAGCAGAACGAGGTCGAGCTCGGGGACCTGATCAACAACCTGGTCACCACCGGGCAGGTCACCGTCCGCCACCTCGACGGCATCAAGCAGCTGCTCGTCATCTACCCCTACGTCGTCGAGGGCGGGTTCACCGTGGTCTCGAAGACCCCCGAGACCGGCCTGTACGACGCGCACTTCGGCCTCGTGCTCACGACCAAGAAGGTCTGCCGCGCCGGGTACGAGGGCACCGACCGGCGGGTCCCGCAGGACGGCGAGAACCGGCCGGTCAACGAGCAGGCACGCTGCACCGAGCCGGCCGCGGTGGCCAACGCGCGTGGCGCCCAGAACCTCGACAAGCCGGCCGGTGCCACCTACCGCGCGCCGGTCGTGGCCTCCTACGACCAGGAGACCGGTGAGCTGACCTGGGGAGACCGGGCCGCGTCGAGGCAGGCGCCGGCCAGTAGCGTGGCGCCCTCGACGCTCGGAGAGGACTCGTGGAAGTGGCTGTACCTCGCACCGCTGATGGCACCGCAGAGGTGA
- a CDS encoding DNA-directed RNA polymerase subunit beta' produces the protein MLDVNFFDQLQIGLATADDIRTWSHGEVKKPETINYRTLKPERDGLFCEKIFGPTRDWECYCGKYKRVRFKGIICERCGVEVTRSKVRRERMGHIELAAPVTHIWYFKGVPSRLGYLLDLAPKDLEKVIYFAAYMITSVDEDARHRDLSSLEGKVQLERERLEKRRDTSIEDRAKKLEEDLAALEAEGAKADQRRKVKDGAEREMKQLRDRAQREIDRLDEVWSTFKSLKVQDLMGDEMLYREMKNWFGKYFEGHMGATAIQKRLESFDIAAEVESLRDTIANGKGQKKVRALKRLKVVDAFRKTGNKPQGMVLDAVPVIPPDLRPMVQLDGGRFATSDLNDLYRRVINRNNRLKRLLDLGAPEIIVNNEKRMLQEAVDSLFDNGRRGRPVTGPGNRPLKSLSDMLKGKQGRFRQNLLGKRVDYSGRSVIVSGPQLKLHQCGLPKQMALELFKPFVMKRLVDLSHAQNIKSAKRMVERARPVVWDVLEEVITEHPVLLNRAPTLHRLGIQAFEPQLIEGKAIQIHPLVCSAFNADFDGDQMAVHLPLSAEAQAEARILMLSTNNILKPSDGRPVTMPTQDMIIGLFFLTTDRDGEPGEGRAFSSPAEAIMALDRGEISVQSRIKVRLDDALPPAGALPEGFEDGKAFTLETTLGRVLFNDTLPADYPFVNYEVGKKQLGAIVNDLAERYTKVEVAASLDALKDTGFRWATFSGVTVSIEDVVTPADKKEILSSYEAQAAKVQKQFERGLVTDEERRQELIEIWTEASNEVGKAMEKNFDRANPIYMMVDSGASGNMNQIRQVAAMRGLVANPKGEIIPRPIKSNFREGLTVLEYFIATHGARKGLADTALRTADSGYLTRRLVDVSQDVIIREDDCGTERGLPKRIGERREDGTVVKAENSETAAYARSAAVEVTHPETGEVLVEAGGDLGDVKIAELVAAGIEEVKVRSVLTCDARTGTCAKCYGRSLATGKLVDIGEAVGIIAAQSIGEPGTQLTMRTFHTGGVASADDITQGLPRVVELFEARSPKGRTPIAEAAGRVEIEETDKARKVLVTPDDGSEVQEYAVSKRSRLNVADGDHIEVGHHLTSGTPDPQDVLRILGVRKAQEHLVDEVQNVYRSQGVAIHDKHIEIIVRQMLRRVTVIESGDTNLLPSDLVDRVIFEEENRRVVSEGGKPASGRPVLMGITKASLATESWLSAASFQETTRVLTDAAIHGRSDSLRGLKENVIIGKLIPAGTGLERYRNIRVEPTEEARAAAYSVTGYDSYDYEFGANGGQAVALDDFDFGSYQS, from the coding sequence GTGCTCGATGTGAACTTCTTCGACCAGCTCCAGATCGGCCTGGCCACCGCGGACGACATCCGCACGTGGAGCCACGGCGAGGTCAAGAAGCCGGAGACCATCAACTACCGCACGCTCAAGCCCGAGCGTGACGGCCTCTTCTGCGAGAAGATCTTCGGTCCCACCCGGGACTGGGAGTGCTACTGCGGCAAGTACAAGCGCGTGCGCTTCAAGGGCATCATCTGCGAGCGCTGCGGCGTCGAGGTGACCCGCTCCAAGGTGCGCCGCGAGCGCATGGGCCACATCGAGCTCGCCGCTCCGGTGACCCACATCTGGTACTTCAAGGGTGTCCCGAGCCGGCTGGGCTACCTGCTCGACCTGGCGCCGAAGGACCTCGAGAAGGTCATCTACTTCGCGGCGTACATGATCACCTCCGTGGACGAGGACGCGCGTCACCGCGACCTGTCCTCGCTCGAGGGCAAGGTGCAGCTCGAGCGCGAGCGCCTCGAGAAGCGTCGCGACACCTCCATCGAGGACCGCGCCAAGAAGCTCGAGGAGGACCTCGCTGCCCTCGAGGCCGAGGGTGCCAAGGCCGACCAGCGCCGCAAGGTCAAGGACGGCGCCGAGCGGGAGATGAAGCAGCTGCGCGACCGTGCGCAGCGCGAGATCGACCGCCTCGACGAGGTGTGGAGCACCTTCAAGTCGCTCAAGGTCCAGGACCTGATGGGCGACGAGATGCTCTACCGCGAGATGAAGAACTGGTTCGGCAAGTACTTCGAGGGCCACATGGGCGCCACGGCGATCCAGAAGCGCCTCGAGTCCTTCGACATCGCCGCCGAGGTCGAGTCGCTGCGCGACACGATCGCGAACGGCAAGGGCCAGAAGAAGGTCCGGGCGCTCAAGCGGCTCAAGGTCGTCGACGCGTTCCGCAAGACCGGCAACAAGCCGCAGGGCATGGTCCTCGACGCCGTCCCGGTCATCCCGCCGGACCTGCGCCCGATGGTGCAGCTCGACGGTGGCCGCTTCGCGACCTCCGACCTCAACGACCTGTACCGCCGCGTCATCAACCGCAACAACCGCCTCAAGCGGCTGCTCGACCTCGGCGCGCCCGAGATCATCGTCAACAACGAGAAGCGGATGCTCCAGGAGGCCGTCGACTCGCTGTTCGACAACGGCCGTCGTGGTCGTCCGGTCACCGGCCCGGGCAACCGGCCGCTGAAGTCGCTCTCGGACATGCTCAAGGGCAAGCAGGGTCGTTTCCGCCAGAACCTGCTCGGCAAGCGCGTGGACTACTCGGGCCGCTCGGTCATCGTGTCGGGTCCGCAGCTGAAGCTGCACCAGTGCGGTCTGCCCAAGCAGATGGCCCTGGAGCTCTTCAAGCCGTTCGTCATGAAGCGGCTCGTCGACCTGTCGCACGCGCAGAACATCAAGTCCGCCAAGCGGATGGTCGAGCGCGCGCGCCCGGTCGTGTGGGACGTCCTGGAAGAGGTCATCACCGAGCACCCGGTGCTGCTCAACCGTGCGCCCACGCTGCACCGCCTCGGCATCCAGGCCTTCGAGCCGCAGCTGATCGAGGGCAAGGCCATCCAGATCCACCCGCTCGTCTGCTCGGCGTTCAACGCCGACTTCGACGGTGACCAGATGGCGGTGCACCTGCCGCTGTCCGCCGAGGCCCAGGCCGAGGCGCGGATCCTGATGCTGTCGACGAACAACATCCTGAAGCCCTCGGACGGTCGCCCCGTGACCATGCCGACCCAGGACATGATCATCGGCCTGTTCTTCCTCACCACCGACCGTGACGGCGAGCCCGGCGAGGGTCGTGCCTTCTCGTCCCCGGCCGAGGCGATCATGGCCCTGGACCGCGGCGAGATCTCGGTGCAGTCCAGGATCAAGGTGCGCCTCGACGACGCCTTGCCGCCGGCCGGCGCCCTCCCCGAGGGCTTCGAGGACGGCAAGGCGTTCACGCTGGAGACCACGCTGGGCCGGGTGCTCTTCAACGACACCCTCCCCGCCGACTACCCGTTCGTGAACTACGAGGTGGGCAAGAAGCAGCTCGGCGCGATCGTCAACGACCTGGCCGAGCGCTACACCAAGGTCGAGGTCGCCGCGTCGCTGGACGCCCTGAAGGACACCGGCTTCCGCTGGGCCACCTTCTCCGGTGTCACCGTCTCGATCGAGGACGTCGTCACCCCGGCCGACAAGAAGGAGATCCTCTCCTCCTACGAGGCGCAGGCGGCGAAGGTCCAGAAGCAGTTCGAGCGTGGTCTGGTCACCGACGAGGAGCGTCGCCAGGAGCTCATCGAGATCTGGACCGAGGCCTCCAACGAGGTCGGCAAGGCGATGGAGAAGAACTTCGACCGCGCCAACCCGATCTACATGATGGTCGACTCGGGTGCCTCCGGAAACATGAACCAGATCCGGCAGGTCGCGGCGATGCGTGGCCTCGTGGCGAACCCGAAGGGCGAGATCATCCCGCGCCCGATCAAGTCGAACTTCCGCGAGGGCCTGACCGTCCTGGAGTACTTCATCGCGACGCACGGTGCCCGCAAGGGTCTGGCGGACACCGCGCTGCGGACCGCCGACTCGGGCTACCTGACCCGTCGTCTGGTGGACGTCTCCCAGGACGTCATCATCCGCGAGGACGACTGCGGCACCGAGCGCGGCCTGCCCAAGCGGATCGGTGAGCGCCGCGAGGACGGCACCGTGGTCAAGGCGGAGAACTCCGAGACCGCGGCGTACGCCCGCTCGGCGGCCGTCGAGGTCACCCACCCCGAGACCGGCGAGGTGCTGGTCGAGGCGGGCGGCGACCTCGGCGACGTCAAGATCGCCGAGCTCGTGGCCGCCGGCATCGAGGAGGTCAAGGTCCGCTCCGTGCTGACCTGCGACGCCCGCACCGGCACCTGCGCCAAGTGCTACGGCCGCTCGCTGGCCACCGGCAAGCTCGTCGACATCGGTGAGGCGGTCGGCATCATCGCCGCCCAGTCGATCGGTGAGCCCGGCACGCAGCTGACCATGCGTACCTTCCACACCGGTGGTGTGGCCTCCGCGGACGACATCACGCAGGGTCTGCCCCGCGTGGTCGAGCTCTTCGAGGCCCGCTCGCCCAAGGGCCGCACGCCGATCGCCGAGGCGGCCGGTCGGGTCGAGATCGAGGAGACCGACAAGGCCCGCAAGGTCCTGGTCACCCCCGACGACGGCTCCGAGGTCCAGGAGTACGCCGTGTCGAAGCGCTCGCGCCTCAACGTGGCCGACGGCGACCACATCGAGGTCGGTCACCACCTGACCTCCGGTACCCCCGACCCGCAGGACGTCCTGCGGATCCTGGGTGTCCGGAAGGCCCAGGAGCACCTGGTGGACGAGGTGCAGAACGTGTACCGCTCGCAGGGCGTGGCGATCCACGACAAGCACATCGAGATCATCGTCCGGCAGATGCTGCGCCGGGTCACGGTCATCGAGTCCGGCGACACGAACCTGCTGCCGTCCGACCTCGTCGACCGCGTGATCTTCGAGGAGGAGAACCGTCGCGTGGTCTCCGAGGGCGGCAAGCCGGCCTCGGGTCGCCCGGTCCTCATGGGCATCACCAAGGCCTCGCTGGCGACCGAGTCGTGGCTCTCGGCGGCCTCCTTCCAGGAGACCACCCGCGTCCTCACCGACGCAGCGATCCACGGCCGCTCGGACTCCCTGCGCGGTCTGAAGGAGAACGTGATCATCGGCAAGCTGATCCCGGCTGGTACCGGCCTCGAGCGGTACCGCAACATCCGGGTGGAGCCCACCGAGGAGGCCCGCGCCGCGGCGTACTCCGTCACCGGTTACGACTCCTACGACTACGAGTTCGGAGCCAACGGGGGCCAGGCCGTGGCCCTCGACGACTTCGACTTCGGTTCCTACCAGTCCTGA